In Sphingomonas sp. PAMC26645, one DNA window encodes the following:
- the grpE gene encoding nucleotide exchange factor GrpE — protein sequence MSDIDQNTPADLREETAEAAPEVASNDRVAELENQLAEAKQNVLYAQAEIQNVRRRAEKEAQDARAYAATAFARDVLSVADNLSRGLSAIPADLRADEKMKGLVTGLEATGRELESVFQRHGITKIAAEGQMLDPNKHQAMMEIPSDQPAGTIVQEMQAGYMIKDRLLRPAMVGVAKAG from the coding sequence ATGTCCGACATCGACCAGAACACGCCTGCAGACCTGCGCGAAGAGACCGCCGAAGCCGCGCCTGAAGTGGCTTCGAACGACCGCGTCGCCGAGCTCGAGAACCAGCTCGCCGAGGCCAAGCAGAACGTCCTCTACGCGCAGGCCGAGATCCAGAACGTCCGCCGCCGCGCCGAAAAGGAAGCGCAGGACGCCCGCGCCTATGCCGCGACGGCGTTCGCGCGCGACGTGTTGTCGGTTGCGGACAACCTCTCGCGCGGCCTGTCGGCAATCCCGGCCGACCTCCGCGCGGACGAGAAGATGAAGGGGCTCGTCACCGGGCTCGAAGCGACCGGTCGCGAACTGGAAAGCGTGTTCCAGCGCCACGGCATCACCAAGATCGCGGCGGAGGGCCAGATGCTCGACCCGAACAAGCACCAGGCGATGATGGAAATTCCGAGCGACCAGCCTGCCGGGACGATCGTCCAGGAGATGCAGGCGGGCTACATGATCAAGGACCGCCTGCTGCGTCCCGCCATGGTCGGCGTTGCCAAGGCCGGCTGA
- the hrcA gene encoding heat-inducible transcriptional repressor HrcA — translation MATPPVTELTDRARDIFRAVVDSYLASGTPVGSKTIAQLTGLSLSPASIRGVMGELEGLGLLASPHTSAGRMPTDRGLRLFVDGMMQAMEPSFEERQTIEARAGVGGPVEEALAATTLALSGLSACAGLVMVPKRELKLRQIAFVALSPEQALAVLVSEDGSVENRVIALPKGMSPSALVEAGNYMSATLGGLTLADARTRIERELADGQAALDGAARTLVERGIAVWSEDADRRPVLIVRGQGRLIDAAAAADLDRVRDLLDDLEGKQEVASLLDSARAGDSTRIFIGAETKLFALSGSSVIARPFRGLDGRVVGVVGVIGPTRLNYARVVPMVDFTAATLARLMG, via the coding sequence ATGGCCACGCCCCCCGTCACCGAACTGACCGATCGCGCACGCGACATTTTTCGTGCGGTGGTCGACAGCTACCTCGCCAGCGGTACGCCGGTCGGGTCGAAGACGATCGCGCAACTAACCGGCCTCAGCCTTTCCCCCGCCTCGATTCGCGGCGTTATGGGCGAACTCGAAGGGCTGGGCCTGCTCGCCAGCCCGCATACCAGCGCCGGCCGCATGCCTACCGACCGGGGCTTGCGGCTGTTCGTCGATGGCATGATGCAGGCGATGGAGCCGTCGTTCGAGGAACGCCAGACGATCGAGGCGCGTGCTGGCGTCGGTGGCCCGGTCGAGGAGGCGCTCGCCGCGACCACGCTCGCGCTGTCGGGGCTGTCGGCCTGCGCAGGGCTGGTGATGGTCCCCAAGCGCGAGCTGAAGCTGCGCCAGATCGCGTTCGTCGCGCTGTCGCCCGAACAAGCGCTGGCGGTACTGGTCAGCGAGGACGGCTCGGTCGAGAATCGCGTGATCGCGCTGCCGAAGGGGATGTCGCCGTCCGCGCTGGTCGAGGCGGGCAATTACATGTCGGCGACGCTCGGCGGCCTGACGCTCGCCGATGCGCGGACCCGGATCGAACGCGAATTGGCGGATGGTCAGGCAGCGCTCGATGGGGCGGCGCGGACGCTGGTCGAGCGCGGCATCGCGGTGTGGAGCGAGGATGCGGATCGCCGCCCGGTGCTGATCGTGCGCGGGCAGGGGCGGCTGATCGATGCCGCCGCCGCCGCCGATCTCGACCGGGTCCGCGACCTGCTCGACGATCTCGAGGGAAAGCAGGAAGTCGCATCGCTTTTGGACAGCGCGCGAGCCGGCGATTCGACGCGGATTTTCATCGGCGCGGAGACCAAATTGTTTGCGTTGTCAGGGTCTTCGGTGATCGCCAGGCCCTTCCGCGGATTGGACGGCCGGGTGGTCGGCGTGGTCGGTGTCATCGGCCCGACGCGGTTGAACTATGCGCGCGTCGTGCCCATGGTGGATTTCACGGCTGCAACGCTCGCCCGGTTGATGGGTTGA